The following proteins are co-located in the Vicia villosa cultivar HV-30 ecotype Madison, WI unplaced genomic scaffold, Vvil1.0 ctg.000422F_1_1, whole genome shotgun sequence genome:
- the LOC131628069 gene encoding uncharacterized protein LOC131628069, which translates to MGYGRLEQSILTRESSSETSVPPHVLWKEARVGKDGVLKEDVQKVFEKCETLSQSISPDEGNDCRSILSRALDVPEYSGRVRGKGFGITPTSLKMKKQKSPSNRELRETLYALQAEVRKLKREKELREKASGCKATSDKGSIGCNFQPNLPEGISPCELYLSSPTYRMVGKGKVHNTLGELLHTRPLPTGCLKVSVDIALEKDALLPHPDDVSDATLVGDAKGSFVAWPSSLISVDDGTLTKFKAKDKEPPRKIESVASIKQRLKMSVRVRSLKKVVAKTAVKKKPNPSMFRSCLLTSLELSDIPQGNTRLVPMEEDVFGIEHQETIGMEDFEQIFEHTQLGLSVIDTYIRFLYEKLMHPTGLRLRQRFAFLAPFITNLGIIISKPDEVMAYVLNRFMASINSEKLFFLPFNTGNGGHWLLVAINPISEVVYFLDSLHNPVSTYEAMKKLVDTVIQVFRAQRGSQVPKSKANNITWIQVEYPGQRNEVDCGFYMLQFMKEILLSNQIEISSKYFDDFKCATYSKSKLDELKEEWCQFMIKLKVV; encoded by the exons atgggatatgGACGTTTGGAACAGTCTATT TTAACAAGGGAGAGTAGTTCTGAAACATCTGTTCCACCACATGTTTTGTGGAAGGAAGCCCGCGTGGGAAAGGATGGAGTTCTCAAAGAAGATGttcaaaaagtttttgaaaaatgc GAGACTCTATCTCAGTCTATATCTCCAGATGAAGGCAATGATTGCAGGAGCATACTTAGCCGCGCATTAGATGTTCCTGAATATtctggtcgggtgaggggtaagggatTTGGAATCACTCCAACATCCTTGAAGATGAAAAAACAGAAGTCTCCTAGCAATAGAGAACTGCGGGAAACCTTGTATGCACTACAAGCTGAAGTCCGCAAATTGAAAAGGGAAAAAGAATTAAGAGAGAAAGCTTCAGGTTGTAAAGCTACTAGTGACAAAGGTAGTATCGGTTGTAATTTTCAACCGAATCTTCCAGag gGCATTTCACCTTGCGAACtctacttatcgtcaccgacttATCGGatggttggcaagggaaaagtgcataaTACTTTGGGAGAATTACTTCACACTAGACCGCTCCCTACTGGATGTTTAAAAGTATCCGTTGACATTGCTTTAGAGAAGGATGCGTTATTACCGCATCCTGACGATGTTTCGGATGCCACATTGGTGGGAGATGCAAAAGGTTCGTTTGTTGCATGGCCGTCAAGCCTTATTAGTGTAGATGATGGG ACTCTAACAAAATTCAAAGCAAAAGACAAGGAGCCTCCGCGAAAAATCGAGTCAGTTGCATCGATAAAACAG AGATTGAAGATGTCAGTAAGGGTAAGAAGCCTGAAAAAGGTTGTTGCTAAGACCGCGGTTAAGAAAAAACCTAATCCCAGTATGTTTAGGTCGTGCCTTTTAACTTCTTTAGAACTCTCTGATATTCCGCAAGGAAACACCCGTCTTGTACCTATGGAGGAAGATGTGTTTGGTATTGAGCATCAAGAAACAATTGGTATGGAGGATTTTGAACAAATTTTTGAACATACGCAATTAGGCCTCAGTGTTATTGATACATACATAAG GTTTTTGTATGAAAAATTGATGCACCCGACTGGATTGAGATTAAGGCAAAGATTTGCTTTCTTAGCTCCCTTCATTACCAACTTAGGAATAATCATATCTAAACCGGATGAAGTCATGGCGTATGTACTCAACCGTTTTATGGCCAGCATAAATTCAGAAAAGTTGTTCTTTTTACCGTTTAATACCGGCAACGG TGGACATTGGTTGTTGGTCGCGATTAATCCTATCAGTGAAgttgtatattttttggattccTTACACAATCCAGTTAGTACATACGAAGCTATGAAGAAGTTGgttgatac CGTTATACAAGTTTTTCGAGCACAAAGAGGAAGTCAAGTACCAAAGAGTAAAGCCAACAACATCACATGGATTCAAGTGGAG TATCCTGGGCAGCGTAATGAAGTAGATTGCGGTTTTTACATGTTgcagtttatgaaagaaattcttCTTTCGAATCAAATAGAGATTTCGTCCAAG TATTTTGATGACTTCAAGTGTGCTACTTACTCAAAATCTAAGTTGGATGAACTTAAGGAGGAATGGTGTCAATTCATGATTAAGTTGAAAGTTGTATAG
- the LOC131628068 gene encoding uncharacterized protein LOC131628068, giving the protein MDSNEDQPHNDDIDDGDHEDIVDQEAKIRRGITLMKKVIQKRDRGILLDAHWSESGLLIEPNGSKITSFIGALVRNAIPITCDEWRDTNLKEAKDKLWMEIQRSFNNMEDNRRKICLKLAGRLLRGFRTFC; this is encoded by the exons ATGGATAGTAACGAGGATCAACCACataatgatgatattgatgatggagATCATGAGGACATTGTTGATCAGGAAGCGAAAATTAGAAGAGGAATAACACTTATGAAGAAAGTCATTCAGAAAAGAGACCGAGGCATACTATTAGATGCGCATTGGAGCGAAAGTGGCCTACTAATTGAGCCTAACGGTTCAAAGATTACAAGTTTTATTGGTGCACTTGTAAGGAATGCAATTCCAATTACTTGTGATGAATGGAGAGATACAAATTTGAAAGAAGCTAAAGACAAACTTTGGATGGAGATACAA AGGAGTTTCAACAACATGGAGGATAATAGAAGAAAAATTTGTCTCAAGTTGGCCGGAAGACTACTAAGAGGGTTTAGGACTTTTTGTTGA